One Arthrobacter sp. Marseille-P9274 genomic region harbors:
- a CDS encoding APC family permease encodes MDSTDTVSSGGSRTTLRGGRLGVIGVVFFVVAAAAPLVGMTGAVPVAIVLGNGAAAPGAYFVVGLTLLLFSVGYAAMSQRVTNAGAFFAYIGRGLGKHLGLGSAFVSLIAYVAIQLAIFGFFGGLMAGQIGALGLELPWWLWALIAWAVVTVLSLASVDVGAKVLGALMLLEVLSLMITAVAILIDGGPEGYDFAASFSPQAIMVGGLAGSAGIAFAFAFASFIGFEATAIYGEESKNPKRIVPQATYLAVALITALFAITAFALVTGMGASQAIETTAEYSSVDGVPLADPAAVLFTLATEYVGGWMATAMSILVLSSLFAGILAFQNAAGRYVFALGRGGVLPGRLGRVNAKGAPQNASLTTSAITVVVILLFTLFQLEPILNMFYWFSGLAVVAIVLIEALVCVAVIAYFRKNKGEEGVFTTVIAPVAAFIGLLIGEYLLMSRFGLLAGTTAEGVDPSVTPWGLSPLGWVLIALPFTVLLAGYLFSRVAGRENEEFIRDELT; translated from the coding sequence ATGGACAGTACCGATACGGTCTCCTCAGGTGGATCACGGACCACGCTGCGCGGGGGCAGACTCGGCGTCATCGGCGTTGTATTTTTCGTCGTCGCCGCCGCGGCGCCGCTGGTCGGCATGACCGGCGCCGTGCCGGTCGCCATCGTGCTGGGAAACGGCGCGGCCGCGCCCGGAGCCTACTTTGTCGTCGGCCTGACACTGCTGCTGTTCAGCGTCGGCTACGCCGCGATGAGCCAGCGCGTCACCAACGCCGGCGCCTTCTTCGCCTATATCGGCCGGGGCTTGGGCAAACACCTCGGCCTCGGCTCCGCCTTCGTGTCGCTGATCGCCTACGTGGCCATCCAGCTGGCTATTTTCGGCTTTTTCGGCGGACTGATGGCCGGACAAATAGGCGCTCTTGGCCTTGAGCTGCCCTGGTGGCTGTGGGCGCTGATTGCCTGGGCAGTCGTCACCGTCCTGTCACTGGCCAGCGTGGACGTCGGAGCGAAAGTACTCGGGGCACTGATGCTGCTCGAAGTGCTCTCCCTGATGATCACCGCTGTTGCAATCCTCATTGACGGTGGCCCCGAGGGCTATGACTTCGCCGCTTCCTTCTCGCCACAGGCCATCATGGTCGGCGGTCTGGCCGGTTCGGCCGGTATCGCCTTTGCCTTCGCGTTTGCCTCCTTTATCGGGTTTGAAGCTACGGCCATCTATGGCGAGGAATCCAAAAACCCGAAGCGAATCGTTCCGCAGGCCACTTACCTGGCCGTTGCATTGATTACGGCTCTGTTCGCTATAACCGCATTCGCGCTGGTAACCGGTATGGGAGCTTCCCAGGCCATAGAGACCACGGCGGAGTACTCATCCGTAGACGGAGTTCCGCTTGCCGATCCGGCCGCCGTCCTTTTCACCCTAGCCACCGAATACGTTGGCGGATGGATGGCCACGGCCATGAGCATTCTGGTGCTCTCGAGCCTGTTCGCCGGAATCCTGGCATTCCAGAACGCAGCCGGCCGCTATGTCTTTGCCTTAGGGCGCGGCGGCGTGCTGCCCGGCCGGTTAGGCAGGGTCAACGCCAAAGGTGCCCCCCAAAACGCTTCACTGACGACGTCCGCCATCACTGTTGTAGTGATCCTGCTCTTCACGCTTTTCCAGCTGGAGCCCATCTTGAACATGTTCTACTGGTTCAGCGGCTTGGCAGTGGTGGCCATTGTGCTGATCGAGGCGCTGGTCTGCGTCGCCGTCATCGCCTACTTCCGCAAGAACAAAGGCGAGGAGGGCGTCTTCACGACCGTCATTGCGCCGGTAGCGGCATTCATCGGTCTCTTGATAGGCGAATATCTCCTAATGTCGCGCTTCGGCCTGTTGGCCGGGACAACTGCCGAAGGCGTGGACCCCTCGGTGACGCCTTGGGGACTGAGCCCGCTGGGCTGGGTCCTGATCGCGCTGCCGTTCACCGTGCTGCTGGCCGGCTACCTGTTCTCGCGGGTTGCCGGACGGGAGAACGAGGAATTTATACGCGACGAATTGACGTAA
- a CDS encoding aldehyde dehydrogenase family protein — translation MATESLHGPNNPESGRTRTIFDPATGEAVGEAPVHGVEDLDRAVEAAAAAQPGWAALGHDARSAALAQAADAVDRSAEELSRLLSREQGKPLNGLNARFEVGACSAWLLHYRPIGVVGAIGPWNWPMMIAVWQIAPSLRMGNAVVVKPSEYTPLSVIALVDVLNQELPEGVLTAVSGGPEVGARMAEHPAIGKIMFTGSTATGKAIIKSSAGTVKRLTLELGGNDAGIVLPDADPKAIAEDLFWGAFINSGQTCAALKRLYVHDDIYEDLCEALTSVAAAARMGVGLDEESVLGPLQNKQQFDIVSRLVEAARDAGARVLLGGNPDPDQPGYFYPTTLVADIDNDNPLVAEEQFGPVLPIIRYRTVEEAVKMANALEVGLGASVWSANPEQARKVAANIQAGTVWINSHGAVHPMVPFGGMKQSGYGLEFGVEGLKALGVPQVING, via the coding sequence ATGGCAACTGAATCTCTTCATGGCCCGAACAACCCGGAGTCCGGCAGGACCCGGACCATCTTTGACCCGGCCACAGGCGAGGCGGTGGGGGAGGCCCCGGTCCACGGAGTCGAGGACCTGGACCGTGCGGTTGAGGCGGCCGCAGCCGCACAGCCGGGGTGGGCCGCACTTGGCCATGATGCCCGCAGCGCTGCCCTGGCACAGGCTGCCGATGCCGTCGACCGCTCCGCCGAGGAGCTGTCCCGGCTGCTTTCCCGTGAGCAGGGCAAGCCGCTCAACGGCCTCAACGCCCGTTTCGAAGTCGGCGCCTGCTCGGCTTGGCTGCTCCACTACCGCCCGATTGGCGTCGTCGGCGCGATAGGCCCGTGGAACTGGCCAATGATGATCGCTGTCTGGCAGATCGCCCCCTCCCTGCGCATGGGCAACGCCGTAGTCGTGAAGCCCTCCGAGTACACTCCGCTCAGCGTCATTGCCCTGGTCGACGTGCTGAACCAGGAACTCCCCGAAGGCGTCCTCACCGCAGTCTCCGGCGGCCCCGAAGTCGGGGCCCGAATGGCCGAGCATCCGGCCATCGGCAAAATCATGTTCACCGGCTCCACTGCCACGGGCAAGGCGATCATTAAATCTTCTGCCGGCACCGTCAAGCGGCTCACCCTCGAGCTCGGGGGCAACGACGCCGGCATCGTCCTCCCGGACGCGGACCCCAAGGCAATCGCAGAAGACCTCTTTTGGGGCGCCTTCATTAACAGCGGGCAGACCTGCGCCGCCCTCAAACGGCTCTACGTGCACGATGACATCTACGAGGACCTCTGTGAGGCCCTTACATCCGTCGCCGCCGCCGCACGGATGGGAGTGGGGCTCGACGAGGAAAGCGTCCTCGGACCGCTGCAGAACAAGCAGCAGTTCGACATCGTCTCCCGCCTGGTAGAGGCTGCCAGGGACGCCGGCGCCCGCGTCCTCCTGGGCGGGAACCCGGACCCGGACCAGCCGGGCTACTTCTACCCGACCACGCTCGTGGCGGATATCGACAACGACAACCCGCTCGTCGCGGAGGAGCAGTTCGGTCCTGTCCTGCCCATCATCCGTTACCGCACCGTCGAGGAAGCCGTGAAGATGGCCAACGCCCTCGAGGTCGGCCTCGGCGCATCAGTCTGGTCAGCCAACCCCGAACAAGCCCGCAAAGTCGCAGCAAATATTCAGGCCGGGACAGTCTGGATCAACTCACACGGCGCGGTCCATCCCATGGTCCCCTTCGGCGGAATGAAGCAGTCCGGCTACGGACTGGAGTTCGGCGTCGAAGGCCTCAAGGCTCTGGGAGTGCCACAAGTCATCAACGGCTGA
- a CDS encoding primary-amine oxidase: MNHASSAAASAYALTSAEEVTAVRQILDAEGLLSEETRFAYLGLLDPPRGREENKADRRFRVFLHDVSGAAPKDVTVSVTNGCVVSAVDLDTSATGELPVLEEEFEVVEQILATDERWREALRDRNLDLNKVRVAPLSAGAFEYPEEKGRRILRGLAFYQDFPEDSAWAHPIDGLVAYVDVVNKTVDHVLDFGAVPVPAEHGNYTDPELTGPLRETQKPISITQPEGPSFGVSGGNHVEWEKWSFDVGFDVREGVVLHNIAFQDGDRKRSIIKRASIAEMVVPYGDPNPVRSWQNYFDTGEYLVGQYANSLELGCDCLGEITYLSPVIADGFGNPREIRNGVCMHEEDCSILAKHSDLWTGINYTRRNRRMVVSFFTTIGNYDYGFYWYLYLDGTIEFEAKATGVVFTSAYPGKGYPYASELAPGLGAPYHQHLFGARLDMALDGFTNRVEEEDTVRVPMGEGNERGNAFTRRRTVLKAESEAVREADNSKGRTWVVSNPNSKNRLGEPVAYKLHPEGQPLLLADPDSSIARRAAFTTKDLWVTRYAEEERYPTGDFVNQHAGGAGLPAYVAQDRGLDGEDIVLWHSFGLTHYPRPEDWPIMPVDTVGFKLRPDGFFDRSPVLDVPADRSSEEGGHCHS, from the coding sequence ATGAATCATGCGTCATCGGCTGCTGCTTCAGCCTATGCACTCACCTCTGCTGAGGAGGTGACGGCCGTCCGTCAGATCCTTGATGCCGAGGGATTGTTAAGCGAGGAAACACGCTTTGCCTACCTCGGTTTGCTGGATCCGCCGAGAGGCAGGGAAGAAAACAAGGCGGACCGACGCTTCCGGGTGTTCCTGCACGACGTCTCCGGTGCCGCACCAAAGGATGTAACGGTGTCGGTGACCAACGGATGCGTCGTTTCCGCCGTTGATCTCGATACCTCCGCGACAGGCGAACTTCCGGTGCTCGAGGAAGAGTTTGAGGTAGTCGAACAGATTCTCGCTACCGATGAACGGTGGCGCGAAGCGCTGCGCGACCGAAACCTCGACCTCAACAAGGTCAGGGTGGCACCCCTTTCGGCCGGTGCGTTCGAGTACCCGGAGGAGAAGGGCCGGCGCATCCTGCGTGGTCTGGCCTTCTACCAGGACTTCCCCGAGGACAGTGCCTGGGCCCATCCCATCGACGGCTTGGTGGCCTACGTCGACGTCGTGAACAAGACCGTCGACCACGTCCTGGATTTCGGTGCCGTCCCTGTGCCGGCCGAGCACGGCAACTACACCGATCCGGAGCTGACCGGCCCGCTGCGCGAAACCCAGAAGCCGATCAGCATCACGCAGCCCGAGGGCCCGAGCTTCGGCGTCAGCGGCGGCAACCATGTTGAGTGGGAGAAGTGGAGCTTTGACGTCGGCTTCGACGTGCGGGAGGGCGTGGTGCTGCACAACATCGCGTTCCAGGACGGGGACCGGAAGCGCTCAATCATCAAGCGGGCCTCAATCGCCGAAATGGTGGTCCCCTACGGGGACCCGAACCCGGTGCGATCCTGGCAGAACTACTTCGACACCGGCGAGTACCTGGTGGGCCAGTATGCCAACTCACTCGAACTGGGCTGCGACTGCCTGGGTGAGATCACCTACCTGTCCCCGGTCATCGCCGACGGCTTCGGCAACCCGCGCGAGATCCGCAACGGCGTCTGCATGCATGAAGAAGACTGTTCCATCCTGGCCAAGCACTCGGACCTGTGGACCGGCATCAACTACACCCGACGCAACCGCCGGATGGTCGTCTCCTTCTTCACCACCATCGGCAACTACGACTACGGCTTCTACTGGTACCTCTACCTGGACGGCACCATCGAGTTCGAAGCCAAGGCCACCGGCGTCGTGTTCACCAGCGCCTACCCGGGCAAGGGGTACCCGTACGCCTCCGAATTGGCCCCCGGCCTGGGCGCCCCCTACCACCAGCACCTCTTTGGTGCCCGTCTGGACATGGCCCTGGACGGCTTCACCAACCGGGTCGAGGAGGAGGATACGGTCCGCGTCCCGATGGGCGAGGGCAATGAGCGCGGCAATGCCTTCACCCGCAGGCGCACGGTGCTGAAGGCCGAGTCGGAGGCCGTGCGGGAAGCCGACAACTCCAAGGGGCGCACGTGGGTGGTCTCGAACCCCAATTCGAAAAACCGGCTGGGGGAACCGGTCGCGTATAAGCTCCACCCCGAAGGGCAGCCGTTGCTGCTTGCTGATCCCGATTCCTCCATTGCCCGCAGGGCCGCGTTCACCACTAAGGACCTGTGGGTGACCCGCTACGCCGAGGAGGAGCGCTACCCGACCGGCGACTTCGTCAACCAGCATGCCGGCGGCGCCGGACTGCCGGCCTATGTGGCCCAGGACCGCGGGCTGGACGGCGAGGACATCGTCCTCTGGCACTCCTTCGGCCTGACCCATTACCCGCGCCCGGAGGACTGGCCGATCATGCCGGTGGACACCGTGGGATTCAAGCTTCGTCCGGATGGCTTCTTCGACCGCAGCCCCGTTCTCGACGTGCCGGCGGACCGGTCCAGCGAAGAAGGAGGGCACTGCCACAGTTAG
- a CDS encoding glycogen debranching N-terminal domain-containing protein, translating to MAGWNADTAAGPLGAGTITLVEGSSFCISSANGDIFPEYPHGVFHEDTRILSRWNLTVNGQPLEPLAAKTKEPYRALFVGRVPRPGGYADSPLIVERLREVGTGILEQITVWNYSPSAAECLIALRVESDFADLFEVKEARAQRRWDETRQLDGDSLSIRASWQDIRKGVVVSAGGADVAHEGPTYRVVVPPHGQWNTVLSVLPTVNSTGPATPFVHPHEDELSPRDRRRQEWVAKIPVLQMGNRSIEQTLRRSYDDLGALRIEDPAHQDRVMVAAGAPWFMTLFGRDSLWASLMALPVDPSLALGTIQTLADRQGAVVDPMSEEEPGKILHEVRLGVSSGLALGGKSAYYGSVDATPLFVALLGEVSRWGFAPDTMAALLPHADRALDWIRDYGDRDGDGFVEYQRLNDRGLINQGWKDSWDGINFADGTLAKPPIALCEVQAYVFSAYMARSWMAYDAGDVALAAECRDRAARLKQRFNEEFWLPDRGYYAVALDGRKQPVDACASNMGQCLLFGLIDEEKAPQVAERLMSPEMFSGWGVRTLASDMGAYNPASYHNGSVWPHDNAIIAAGLLRYGFVEQAQRISTALLEAAEYTEGRLPELFCGFSREHFDEPVPYPTACSPQAWAATTPILLVKSLMGYYPDVALGGLWMDPVLPKSYGDLHITNAPMAGGRITIDISGSAATVQGLPEGMEFRLGTRPWATDLVAQAKLRRKT from the coding sequence ATGGCTGGATGGAATGCGGACACAGCTGCCGGACCGCTGGGTGCCGGGACCATCACCCTGGTAGAGGGGTCCTCTTTTTGTATTTCCTCCGCGAACGGGGATATCTTCCCTGAATATCCGCACGGGGTTTTCCACGAGGACACCCGCATCCTGTCCCGTTGGAACCTCACCGTCAACGGCCAGCCGCTGGAGCCGTTGGCGGCGAAGACCAAGGAACCGTACCGGGCGCTGTTCGTCGGCCGCGTACCCCGCCCGGGCGGGTATGCCGACAGCCCGCTGATCGTGGAGCGGCTGCGCGAAGTGGGAACCGGAATCCTTGAGCAGATCACTGTCTGGAACTATTCACCGTCTGCTGCCGAATGCCTGATTGCCCTCAGGGTTGAATCGGATTTCGCGGACCTCTTCGAGGTGAAGGAAGCCCGGGCCCAGCGGAGGTGGGACGAAACCCGCCAGCTGGACGGTGATTCGCTGAGCATCCGGGCCAGCTGGCAGGACATCCGGAAGGGCGTCGTCGTTAGCGCCGGCGGCGCCGACGTGGCGCATGAGGGCCCGACATATCGTGTCGTTGTCCCGCCGCACGGACAATGGAACACCGTCCTGAGCGTGCTGCCCACCGTAAACAGCACCGGCCCCGCCACGCCGTTTGTTCATCCGCACGAGGATGAACTGTCCCCGCGCGACCGGCGCCGGCAGGAATGGGTTGCCAAAATTCCGGTGCTGCAAATGGGCAATCGCTCCATCGAACAGACCCTGCGCCGCAGCTACGACGATTTGGGTGCCCTCCGGATCGAGGACCCGGCCCACCAGGACCGGGTAATGGTGGCTGCCGGCGCACCATGGTTCATGACACTGTTCGGCCGAGACTCGCTGTGGGCGTCCCTGATGGCACTGCCGGTGGACCCCTCCCTGGCTCTGGGCACAATACAGACCCTTGCCGACCGCCAGGGCGCAGTAGTGGACCCGATGAGCGAGGAGGAGCCGGGCAAGATCCTGCACGAGGTCAGGCTCGGTGTCTCCAGTGGGCTCGCCCTGGGCGGAAAGTCCGCCTACTACGGCAGCGTCGACGCCACACCGCTGTTCGTCGCGCTACTCGGAGAGGTCAGCCGCTGGGGCTTCGCCCCCGACACCATGGCCGCACTGCTGCCCCATGCTGACCGCGCCCTGGACTGGATTCGCGACTACGGAGACCGCGACGGTGACGGTTTCGTCGAGTATCAGCGCCTGAACGACCGGGGGCTCATCAACCAGGGCTGGAAGGACTCCTGGGACGGCATCAACTTCGCCGACGGCACCCTGGCCAAACCGCCGATCGCCCTGTGCGAGGTGCAGGCGTACGTGTTCAGCGCGTACATGGCCCGTTCCTGGATGGCCTATGACGCCGGCGATGTGGCATTGGCTGCAGAGTGCCGGGACCGCGCGGCGCGGCTGAAGCAGCGGTTTAACGAAGAGTTCTGGCTGCCCGACCGCGGTTATTACGCGGTCGCCCTCGACGGCAGGAAGCAGCCGGTGGACGCGTGCGCTTCCAATATGGGCCAATGCCTGTTGTTCGGCCTCATCGATGAGGAAAAGGCCCCGCAGGTGGCCGAACGGCTAATGTCTCCAGAAATGTTCAGCGGATGGGGTGTGCGGACCTTGGCCAGCGACATGGGCGCCTACAACCCGGCCAGCTACCACAACGGGTCGGTCTGGCCGCACGACAACGCCATCATTGCGGCGGGCCTGCTGCGTTACGGTTTCGTGGAGCAGGCGCAGCGGATCTCCACCGCCCTGCTGGAGGCCGCCGAGTACACCGAGGGGCGGCTACCCGAACTGTTTTGCGGGTTCAGCCGTGAGCACTTCGACGAACCCGTGCCCTACCCGACGGCGTGCTCGCCTCAAGCGTGGGCTGCGACCACCCCGATCCTACTGGTGAAAAGCCTAATGGGTTATTATCCGGACGTTGCCCTCGGCGGTCTTTGGATGGACCCCGTGCTGCCCAAGTCCTACGGCGACCTGCACATCACCAATGCCCCCATGGCAGGCGGCCGGATCACCATTGATATTTCCGGCTCGGCCGCAACCGTCCAAGGGCTGCCCGAAGGCATGGAATTCCGACTCGGGACCCGCCCATGGGCAACTGACCTGGTCGCGCAGGCCAAATTGCGTCGAAAGACTTAG